Proteins encoded by one window of Mangrovibacterium diazotrophicum:
- the rhaB gene encoding rhamnulokinase — protein sequence MPTHHFLAFDLGASSGRAILGTLEKSNLQLTEVHRFVNQMQRINGHYFWNIFSLFQELKTGLSKCVRELGIQPESIAVDTWGVDFAHIGADGMILSLPYAYRDPRTNSAMDDLFQLVPKNEVYRQTGIQFMQFNSLFQLYSMVKSGSSLLPVTKQILFTPDALNYLFSGVAATEFTIASTSQMLVPGKCEWQKNLIEAAGIPLNILGKVILPGQQIGTLLPEIAEETGSSQIPVVAVAGHDTASAIASVPAEDANFAYISSGTWSIFGIETTEPIISDKTLELNFTNEGGVEGTTRFLKNIMGMWLIQECRRIWAREKEYSWPEMVELAKTAEPFRFVIDPDDNRFLNPENMPEAVVVFCEETGQGKPESHAQIIRCIYDSLALKYRQVLDEIRSVTDKRIERIHMIGGGCNNDFLNQLTADVCELPVFAGPTEATATGNILMQAKALGVLSSLNEIRKIVRESFKLKIFQPSGDQSWRKAYQIKTSE from the coding sequence ATGCCAACGCATCATTTTCTGGCCTTCGACCTGGGAGCTTCCAGCGGACGTGCCATCCTGGGAACACTCGAAAAATCGAATCTTCAACTTACCGAAGTACACCGTTTCGTGAATCAAATGCAACGGATCAACGGTCATTATTTCTGGAATATTTTCAGCCTTTTTCAGGAGTTGAAAACAGGTTTGAGCAAGTGCGTGCGTGAGTTGGGTATTCAACCAGAATCAATTGCGGTGGATACCTGGGGAGTTGATTTCGCACATATTGGGGCCGACGGAATGATTCTTTCGTTGCCCTATGCCTACCGGGATCCGAGGACCAATTCGGCAATGGATGATCTATTTCAGCTGGTTCCAAAGAATGAGGTTTACAGACAGACCGGAATTCAATTTATGCAGTTCAACAGTTTGTTTCAGCTTTATTCAATGGTCAAATCCGGCAGTTCGCTGCTGCCGGTTACGAAGCAGATTTTGTTTACGCCCGACGCGCTGAATTATTTGTTTTCCGGAGTGGCGGCTACTGAATTTACCATTGCCAGCACCAGTCAGATGTTGGTGCCCGGTAAATGTGAATGGCAGAAGAATTTGATAGAAGCTGCCGGTATTCCATTGAATATTTTGGGCAAGGTGATTCTTCCCGGTCAGCAGATTGGGACACTTTTGCCTGAGATCGCTGAAGAAACAGGAAGCAGCCAAATACCAGTTGTTGCTGTTGCCGGGCACGATACAGCTTCAGCCATCGCCTCGGTTCCGGCGGAGGACGCGAATTTCGCCTACATTAGTTCCGGCACCTGGTCGATTTTTGGTATTGAAACAACGGAGCCAATTATTTCGGACAAAACGCTTGAACTGAATTTCACCAATGAAGGTGGAGTCGAAGGGACTACGCGTTTTCTGAAAAACATTATGGGGATGTGGTTGATCCAGGAGTGCCGCCGGATTTGGGCGAGGGAGAAAGAGTACAGCTGGCCCGAGATGGTGGAACTTGCAAAGACCGCCGAACCTTTTCGTTTTGTAATTGATCCGGATGACAACAGATTCTTAAACCCCGAGAATATGCCGGAAGCCGTGGTTGTGTTTTGTGAAGAAACGGGACAGGGCAAGCCGGAGTCGCATGCTCAGATTATTCGCTGCATCTACGATAGTTTGGCGCTGAAATACCGGCAGGTATTGGATGAGATCCGTTCGGTGACGGATAAGAGGATTGAACGAATTCACATGATTGGTGGTGGTTGTAACAACGATTTTCTGAATCAACTCACTGCCGATGTTTGTGAACTGCCTGTTTTTGCCGGGCCAACAGAAGCGACAGCCACAGGGAATATTCTGATGCAGGCCAAAGCACTTGGTGTGCTTAGCTCCTTGAACGAAATTCGAAAGATTGTTCGGGAGTCGTTCAAGCTCAAAATATTTCAGCCCTCGGGAGACCAAAGCTGGCGCAAGGCTTATCAAATTAAAACAAGCGAATAA
- the bglX gene encoding beta-glucosidase BglX, which translates to MLKQLLSVALFTLVGFGGVQAQNNQKTSDIDKKVEDLLSKMTLDEKIGQLNQYTARWEMTGPAPAGSSEQQLLDEIKSGKVGSMLNVTGADATMKAQKLAVENTRLGIPLIFGYDVIHGYKTMFPIPLATAASWDPSAAELSAHVAAVETAASGVHWTFAPMVDISRDARWGRVMEGAGEDTYLGEKMAAAQVRGFQGNDLNSDNTIAACAKHFAAYGFAEAGRDYNTVDISEYTLQNVVLPPFKAAVDAGVATLMNSFNVIGGVPSTANPHLLRDMLKDGWGFEGFVVSDWNSIGEIKNHGVAPDLKEAARLAMNAGSDMDMEGYAYVPYLKELVEEGLVDEALIDDAARRVLRVKFELGLFDDPYKYSKLDEKGLVMNAENLAAAREVAKKSIVLLKNEAGLLPLKKEGQKIAVIGDLADDKDSPLGSWRAQAITGSAVSLLEGVENAVTDKSSVVFEQGPVFVANDPVFTQHLKYNETDPSGIDKAVELAKKMDVVVMALGENCFQTGEGRSQTDITLKGYQQQLLEAVYAVNKNVVVVLMNGRPLVIDWMAEHVPAIVEAWHLGSEAGNAIADVLFGDYNPSGKLPMSFPRSVGQCPIYYNHFSTGRADDTGTVFWSHYTDESNTPLYPFGYGLSYTTFDYSDLKLSANEITGDQKLKVSVSVKNIGGVEGEEVVQLYVQDLYGSIARPVKELKGFEKIALKAGESKTVEFEISAADLAFFGADKTWKAEAGDFNLWVGTNSQTGLKGQFKLK; encoded by the coding sequence ATGCTTAAACAATTGCTTTCCGTAGCCTTGTTTACTCTTGTCGGTTTCGGCGGGGTACAGGCACAAAACAATCAGAAAACTTCGGACATAGACAAAAAGGTCGAGGACCTGTTGTCGAAAATGACACTGGATGAAAAAATAGGCCAGTTGAATCAGTATACGGCTCGTTGGGAAATGACTGGACCGGCACCGGCAGGTAGCAGTGAACAGCAACTCTTGGACGAGATTAAAAGTGGCAAGGTGGGCTCGATGCTGAATGTTACCGGCGCTGATGCGACGATGAAAGCTCAAAAGCTGGCTGTAGAAAATACCCGTTTGGGCATTCCTTTAATTTTTGGATACGACGTTATTCACGGGTACAAAACCATGTTCCCTATTCCGTTGGCAACGGCTGCCAGCTGGGATCCTTCGGCTGCGGAGTTGAGCGCTCATGTGGCTGCGGTTGAAACAGCCGCTTCGGGTGTGCATTGGACTTTTGCGCCAATGGTTGATATTTCGCGCGATGCCCGTTGGGGACGTGTGATGGAAGGTGCAGGTGAAGATACTTACCTGGGTGAAAAAATGGCTGCTGCGCAGGTGCGAGGTTTTCAGGGTAACGATCTGAATTCGGACAACACCATTGCTGCATGTGCCAAACATTTTGCTGCTTATGGTTTTGCCGAAGCTGGCCGCGATTACAACACAGTTGATATTTCAGAATACACACTTCAAAATGTCGTGCTGCCACCTTTCAAGGCTGCAGTTGACGCTGGCGTAGCGACGTTGATGAACTCTTTCAATGTGATCGGCGGCGTGCCTTCTACTGCCAATCCGCATTTGTTGCGCGATATGTTGAAAGATGGTTGGGGATTTGAAGGTTTCGTGGTTTCGGACTGGAACTCGATTGGCGAGATCAAGAATCACGGTGTGGCTCCCGACTTGAAAGAAGCTGCCCGTCTGGCGATGAATGCCGGTTCGGACATGGATATGGAAGGATATGCTTATGTCCCTTATTTGAAAGAGTTGGTTGAAGAAGGACTGGTTGATGAAGCCTTGATTGACGATGCTGCACGCCGTGTGTTGCGGGTGAAGTTTGAGTTGGGGTTATTCGACGATCCTTACAAATACAGCAAGCTTGACGAAAAAGGGCTTGTGATGAACGCTGAAAATCTGGCAGCTGCTCGTGAAGTAGCAAAGAAGAGTATCGTCTTGTTGAAAAATGAAGCGGGCTTGTTGCCGCTGAAAAAAGAAGGACAGAAAATTGCTGTAATTGGCGATTTGGCTGACGATAAAGATTCGCCGCTGGGAAGTTGGCGTGCGCAAGCGATTACCGGTTCGGCAGTTTCGTTGCTGGAAGGAGTCGAAAACGCAGTGACCGATAAAAGTTCGGTTGTATTTGAACAGGGACCAGTGTTTGTCGCCAACGATCCGGTATTTACTCAACATTTGAAATACAACGAAACTGATCCGTCCGGAATTGATAAAGCCGTTGAATTGGCTAAAAAGATGGATGTCGTCGTTATGGCTTTGGGCGAAAACTGTTTCCAGACCGGTGAAGGTCGTAGCCAAACAGACATTACATTGAAAGGCTATCAACAGCAATTATTGGAAGCTGTTTACGCGGTGAATAAAAATGTTGTAGTCGTGTTGATGAACGGCCGCCCGCTGGTGATTGACTGGATGGCAGAACATGTTCCGGCCATTGTAGAAGCATGGCATTTAGGCTCTGAAGCCGGTAATGCGATTGCTGACGTGCTGTTTGGCGATTACAACCCAAGCGGGAAGTTGCCAATGTCATTCCCGCGTTCGGTTGGCCAATGCCCGATTTATTACAACCACTTTAGTACTGGCCGTGCCGACGATACCGGAACCGTTTTCTGGTCTCATTATACCGACGAATCAAACACTCCGCTCTACCCGTTTGGCTATGGTCTGAGTTATACCACTTTTGATTATTCAGATTTGAAATTGAGCGCTAATGAGATTACGGGTGATCAAAAGTTAAAAGTAAGCGTCAGTGTGAAAAATATTGGTGGTGTAGAAGGCGAAGAAGTGGTGCAGTTGTATGTGCAGGACCTTTACGGAAGCATTGCCCGCCCGGTAAAAGAGCTGAAGGGATTTGAGAAGATCGCCTTGAAAGCCGGCGAAAGTAAAACTGTTGAATTTGAAATCAGTGCAGCCGATCTTGCTTTCTTCGGGGCTGATAAGACCTGGAAAGCTGAGGCCGGTGATTTCAACCTTTGGGTGGGAACAAATTCGCAAACGGGCTTGAAAGGCCAGTTTAAACTGAAATAG
- the buk gene encoding butyrate kinase, translated as MSEHHILAINPGSTSTKFAVYRNEQCVLNKTLRHSVDELSAYADIIEQFGYRKGMIIDALVEEGIEIDRIKNIIGRGGLTYPLESGVYLVDQLMLQHARAGIYGKHASNLGPIIADYIASQIPGAHAYIADPVVTDELEDIARITGHPKFRKRSIFHALNQKATARVHARKTGRAYEEMRLIVVHLGGGVSVGAHLNGRVVDVNNALDGDGPFSPERSGSLPVGQLIDLCYSGKYSQAEIYRMIVGEGGYVAYLGTNNALEVKNRAEAGDEAARMIEQALGYQVAKSIGEMAVVLTGQVDGILLTGGMAYNETLVNQIKERVGFIASVFVYPGEDELEALAMNALMVARGELKARKYAPRMDL; from the coding sequence ATGAGTGAGCATCATATTTTAGCGATAAACCCCGGATCTACATCCACGAAGTTTGCCGTTTACCGAAACGAACAGTGTGTGCTGAATAAAACCTTACGTCATTCTGTGGATGAGTTGTCAGCTTATGCCGATATCATCGAACAGTTTGGTTACCGTAAAGGGATGATTATTGATGCCTTGGTAGAAGAAGGGATCGAGATTGATCGAATCAAAAATATTATAGGTAGGGGAGGATTGACCTACCCGCTCGAATCGGGTGTTTACCTGGTCGACCAGCTCATGCTTCAACATGCCCGGGCCGGTATTTACGGAAAACATGCCAGCAACCTCGGGCCTATTATTGCCGATTACATTGCCAGTCAAATTCCGGGAGCCCACGCTTACATTGCAGACCCGGTTGTTACTGACGAGCTTGAAGATATTGCCCGCATAACCGGTCATCCCAAATTCCGGAAACGCTCCATATTTCATGCATTGAATCAAAAAGCAACAGCTCGGGTGCATGCCCGCAAAACCGGGCGCGCCTACGAGGAAATGCGGCTGATTGTTGTCCATCTTGGCGGTGGCGTTTCAGTTGGAGCCCATTTAAACGGCCGGGTGGTTGACGTGAATAATGCGCTTGACGGTGATGGACCATTCAGTCCTGAACGATCCGGGTCCTTGCCGGTAGGGCAGTTGATCGATCTGTGTTATAGCGGAAAATATTCTCAGGCCGAAATTTACCGGATGATTGTTGGCGAGGGCGGCTACGTTGCCTACCTGGGCACAAACAACGCGCTGGAAGTTAAGAATCGGGCAGAGGCTGGTGATGAAGCAGCCCGGATGATTGAGCAGGCATTGGGCTACCAGGTTGCCAAATCGATCGGTGAAATGGCTGTGGTGTTAACCGGGCAGGTTGACGGCATCCTCTTGACCGGTGGTATGGCTTACAATGAAACGCTGGTGAACCAGATTAAGGAGCGTGTCGGTTTTATCGCTTCCGTTTTCGTGTATCCGGGTGAGGATGAACTGGAAGCTTTAGCCATGAATGCACTGATGGTAGCCCGCGGTGAACTGAAAGCCCGGAAATACGCTCCCCGAATGGATTTGTAG
- a CDS encoding phosphate acyltransferase, producing MIKNLDELIVAAQSQVRKKMVLVNGIDAHSLEAASKAADLGLVDVIVTGDQQQIEQICGELEIPTNTFQCINAKTEDEAAGLALELIAEGKANCIMKGLISTDKYMRALLNKELGMIGSKGLLSHVTVVENRNYHKLLFVSDVAIIPYPDLKQKTVMISYLIETANKFGIDLPKVALIAATEQVLPSIPACVEAAMLSKMADRGQITGALVDGPMALDVAIDEESARIKKISSPVAGDADCLLFPNIDAGNVFYKLSTKLCESNQAAVVVGARVPAVLSSRGDSVQTKLNSIALAALLSS from the coding sequence ATGATTAAAAATCTCGACGAACTGATCGTTGCGGCGCAAAGTCAGGTGCGCAAAAAAATGGTGTTGGTAAATGGTATCGATGCACATAGCCTCGAAGCAGCTTCCAAGGCGGCTGATTTGGGCTTGGTAGATGTCATTGTGACGGGCGATCAGCAACAGATTGAACAGATTTGCGGGGAGCTGGAAATTCCAACAAACACGTTTCAATGTATCAACGCAAAAACGGAAGACGAAGCCGCGGGTTTGGCTTTGGAATTGATTGCCGAGGGTAAAGCAAACTGCATCATGAAAGGCCTAATCAGTACCGACAAATACATGCGCGCCCTGTTGAATAAAGAGCTTGGCATGATTGGTTCGAAAGGGCTGTTGAGCCATGTAACTGTCGTTGAAAATCGAAATTACCACAAACTTCTTTTCGTAAGTGATGTCGCGATCATTCCATACCCGGATTTAAAGCAAAAGACCGTGATGATCAGTTACCTGATTGAAACAGCAAATAAGTTCGGGATTGATTTGCCCAAAGTAGCTTTGATTGCAGCTACGGAGCAGGTTTTACCATCCATTCCGGCTTGTGTTGAAGCAGCCATGTTGTCGAAAATGGCTGATCGCGGGCAAATTACCGGAGCACTGGTTGATGGCCCGATGGCGCTGGATGTCGCTATCGATGAGGAGTCGGCCCGCATTAAAAAAATTAGTTCGCCGGTGGCCGGAGATGCAGATTGTTTACTATTCCCCAACATTGACGCGGGAAATGTGTTTTATAAATTAAGCACGAAATTATGTGAATCCAACCAGGCGGCGGTTGTCGTAGGTGCCAGGGTTCCCGCAGTGCTGTCTTCTCGTGGCGATAGTGTTCAAACCAAACTAAATTCAATTGCATTGGCAGCTTTGTTAAGCAGCTGA
- a CDS encoding 3-hydroxyacyl-CoA dehydrogenase family protein, with product MSSEVLYEAIEDFGLIKKEKSKTLFSKIGIVGCGIVGQNFARVASFYGIEVVFIEVSEEKIREAYRNIGKVLDQRIEHWGLTSGEKRAILSRIKGSLDYKDLAGCDFVVEAIRAVDRGGKLKERKAIFKQIEQVVDEDCIIATNSTTIVITELASELVHRERCVSIHFLIASSEAKMVEVVKGLYTSEEAYAKVCKFVQLINRKVIPVEESAGLIAVRMFVVMLNEACEMLMEGISSIEHIDETMRIGFGMRLSPFAMADKMGLDKIVRWMDNIYNEFGDVRYKPSPYIKRLVRAKQLGEVTGKGFYEYDEEGNRIVQTDAKC from the coding sequence ATGTCGAGCGAAGTTTTATACGAAGCCATTGAGGACTTTGGCTTAATAAAGAAAGAGAAATCGAAAACCCTGTTTTCAAAAATCGGGATCGTAGGATGTGGTATTGTCGGACAAAATTTTGCCCGCGTTGCCAGTTTCTACGGAATTGAAGTTGTATTTATCGAAGTTAGCGAAGAAAAAATTCGCGAAGCTTATCGCAATATTGGTAAAGTGCTGGATCAACGCATCGAACACTGGGGCTTGACTTCCGGTGAAAAACGTGCGATCCTGTCGCGTATTAAAGGCTCGCTGGATTACAAAGATCTGGCTGGTTGCGACTTTGTGGTTGAAGCTATTCGTGCGGTTGACCGCGGAGGTAAACTGAAAGAACGCAAAGCGATCTTCAAACAAATCGAACAGGTGGTTGACGAAGATTGTATCATCGCCACCAACTCAACAACGATTGTGATCACCGAGCTGGCTTCAGAATTGGTTCATCGCGAACGCTGCGTAAGTATCCACTTCCTGATCGCTTCTTCAGAAGCCAAAATGGTCGAAGTTGTTAAAGGTTTGTATACTTCAGAAGAAGCTTATGCAAAAGTATGCAAGTTCGTTCAACTGATTAACCGGAAAGTTATTCCTGTTGAAGAATCAGCCGGTTTGATTGCCGTGCGTATGTTCGTAGTCATGCTGAATGAAGCTTGCGAAATGCTGATGGAAGGAATTTCATCGATTGAACACATCGACGAAACCATGCGGATTGGTTTTGGTATGCGTCTTAGCCCATTCGCGATGGCCGATAAAATGGGATTGGACAAAATCGTCCGTTGGATGGATAATATCTACAACGAATTTGGCGATGTCCGTTACAAGCCTTCTCCATATATCAAACGTTTGGTTCGCGCCAAACAGCTGGGCGAAGTTACCGGTAAAGGTTTCTACGAATATGACGAAGAAGGAAACCGGATTGTTCAAACAGATGCAAAATGCTAG
- a CDS encoding glucuronyl esterase domain-containing protein: MKLSLTLLFVFLLLNSHAQSTKSNVDEELVPQYELPEILVSEKGRKIKKPEQWEKIRRPEILHLFVQEVYGKVPGEIAPPEVIVYEDRGEAFGGKAIRKQIDLVFEGNGRTLSVGVLMYLPKAASPAPVILGYNFLGNHAIVDDPEIRISESWVRNNPSLGIVNNHFTEQSRGFDAESWPVEKMLDAGFGLVTVYYGEVDPDYDDFENGIHPLFYKEGQDHPAADEWASIGAWAWGLSRVMDYLETDSDVNAKQVIVFGHSRLGKTALWAVASDQRFAACISNDSGCMGAALSRRRFGETIGIANKNFPQWFCGNFKKYSGFEDYLPIDQHMLLALIAPRPLYVASATEDLWSDPKGEFLSAQAASAVYRLYGLTAIDDEQMPSPEHPVGGVLSYHLRTGKHAVKPFDWEQYLQWAKEYVVH; the protein is encoded by the coding sequence ATGAAACTTTCACTGACACTCCTGTTCGTTTTCCTATTGTTGAATTCGCATGCCCAATCTACCAAATCGAATGTGGATGAAGAGTTGGTACCGCAATATGAGTTGCCCGAGATTTTGGTGAGTGAAAAAGGACGAAAGATTAAAAAGCCGGAACAATGGGAAAAGATTCGCCGACCAGAGATACTTCATCTGTTTGTGCAGGAAGTTTATGGCAAAGTGCCCGGGGAGATTGCACCGCCTGAAGTTATCGTTTACGAGGATCGTGGAGAGGCTTTTGGTGGGAAAGCGATCCGCAAACAAATTGATTTGGTCTTCGAAGGAAACGGTCGAACGCTTTCGGTTGGAGTACTGATGTATCTGCCTAAAGCAGCTTCACCTGCGCCGGTAATCTTGGGATATAATTTTCTGGGAAATCACGCAATTGTTGATGATCCGGAAATTAGGATTAGCGAGTCGTGGGTGAGGAATAATCCTTCACTGGGAATCGTAAATAATCATTTTACCGAACAATCGCGTGGATTCGATGCAGAGAGTTGGCCGGTTGAAAAAATGCTGGATGCAGGTTTTGGACTGGTTACGGTGTATTATGGTGAAGTTGACCCGGATTACGATGATTTTGAGAATGGCATTCATCCACTTTTTTACAAAGAAGGACAGGATCATCCTGCGGCTGACGAGTGGGCGTCGATTGGGGCCTGGGCCTGGGGACTATCCCGCGTGATGGATTATTTAGAGACCGATTCGGATGTAAATGCAAAGCAAGTCATTGTTTTCGGACATTCCCGACTCGGAAAAACAGCGCTTTGGGCGGTGGCGAGCGATCAGCGGTTTGCGGCTTGTATTTCAAATGATTCCGGTTGTATGGGGGCGGCATTGTCCCGTCGTCGGTTTGGCGAAACAATTGGCATTGCCAATAAAAACTTCCCACAGTGGTTTTGCGGTAATTTTAAAAAGTACAGTGGTTTCGAGGATTACCTTCCGATTGATCAGCACATGTTGCTTGCGTTGATTGCTCCCCGGCCATTGTATGTGGCGAGCGCCACCGAAGACTTGTGGAGCGACCCCAAAGGTGAATTTCTTTCCGCACAAGCGGCCTCAGCAGTCTATCGTTTGTACGGATTGACTGCGATTGACGATGAGCAGATGCCTAGTCCTGAGCACCCGGTTGGTGGTGTACTTTCCTATCATCTTCGTACCGGCAAGCACGCTGTAAAGCCTTTCGATTGGGAACAATATCTCCAATGGGCCAAGGAATACGTGGTTCACTGA
- a CDS encoding acetate/propionate family kinase — protein MKILVLNCGSSSIKYQLFNMEDRHVIAKGGIEKLGMKGSFLKHKTEDGRTIVFEGEILDHKAGVEYVLGILTSEKYGCLKSFDEIDAVGHRVVHGGEYFSSSEFVTDEVIDALVKCTDLAPLHNPPNIKGINAMEELIPGIPQVGVFDTAFHQTMDAKAYMYGIPYVLYKKYGIRRYGFHGTSHRYVSARACEILGRDYNSTRIISCHLGNGASIAAIKNGKSVDTSMGFTPLEGLIMGTRSGDLDVGAATFIMEKEDIGMKTLNTLLNKHSGMLGLTGISSDMREIREASQNGNEKALEAIDIYCYKIKKYIGSYIAAMGGVDAILFTGGIGEFATYVRENVCSDLEFLGVELDVDKNASVYGDEGIVSKEGSRVKVMIVPTDEELMIALDTEKIVKEKVKA, from the coding sequence ATGAAAATTTTAGTACTAAACTGCGGAAGTAGTTCAATAAAATACCAGCTCTTCAATATGGAAGACCGCCACGTAATAGCCAAAGGTGGTATTGAAAAGTTGGGCATGAAAGGGTCGTTCCTGAAGCACAAAACCGAGGATGGAAGAACCATCGTTTTCGAAGGTGAAATTTTGGATCACAAAGCGGGCGTTGAATACGTACTGGGTATTTTGACCAGCGAAAAATACGGCTGTTTGAAAAGCTTCGACGAGATTGATGCTGTTGGACACCGTGTGGTGCATGGTGGCGAATATTTCAGCTCGAGTGAGTTTGTGACCGATGAAGTAATCGATGCTTTGGTAAAATGTACAGATTTAGCTCCGTTGCATAACCCGCCAAACATTAAAGGTATCAACGCCATGGAAGAATTGATTCCGGGCATTCCTCAGGTTGGTGTGTTCGACACGGCCTTCCACCAAACCATGGACGCAAAAGCCTACATGTACGGCATTCCTTACGTGTTGTACAAAAAATACGGTATTCGTCGTTACGGATTCCACGGTACCAGCCACCGTTATGTGTCGGCCCGTGCCTGCGAAATCCTGGGCCGCGATTACAATTCAACCCGGATTATTTCATGCCACTTGGGTAACGGTGCATCCATTGCAGCCATTAAAAACGGTAAGTCTGTTGATACGTCAATGGGATTCACGCCGCTTGAAGGTCTGATTATGGGAACCCGTTCAGGTGACCTGGACGTTGGTGCCGCTACTTTCATCATGGAAAAAGAAGACATCGGTATGAAAACCCTGAATACGCTGTTGAACAAGCATAGCGGTATGTTGGGACTGACCGGAATTTCTTCGGACATGAGGGAGATTCGTGAAGCTTCTCAAAATGGCAACGAAAAAGCACTGGAGGCGATTGATATCTATTGCTATAAAATTAAAAAGTACATCGGATCATACATCGCCGCAATGGGTGGCGTAGATGCGATTCTGTTTACCGGAGGAATTGGTGAGTTTGCAACTTATGTTCGTGAGAACGTTTGTTCTGATTTGGAGTTCCTGGGCGTTGAATTGGATGTCGACAAAAACGCTTCGGTGTACGGCGATGAAGGTATCGTTAGCAAAGAAGGTTCGCGTGTTAAAGTAATGATTGTTCCAACCGACGAAGAATTGATGATTGCTTTGGACACTGAAAAAATCGTCAAAGAAAAAGTGAAAGCTTAA
- a CDS encoding cation:proton antiporter domain-containing protein — translation MSSYLFVIGLCVVIIISFIFNIIARKTNVPSVLMLIFLGMGLRQLLNHFGTEPEYFNTLEVLGIVGLIMIVLEAALDLQLSREKWPIIWKSLLIALFSLIGSSLMISWLIQMFIQNIGFLPALIYAIPFSIMSSAIIIPSVNNLGKYKREFMIYESTFSDILGIMFFYFLVENFNLDGAGAVALVFSGNLVLTIGLALVLSYLLVLIMQNITAQARFFLFLSVLVLMYAVAKLFHLSSLLIILVFGLLLGNYKVLLWGKLKRWLKADAIDGLFENFKMITIETSFIVRTFFFVVFGISFSLETLTHPEIWMLSGALILILYVIRVILFWAIDRKDIIPQIFLAPRGLISILLFYAIPKEFVVDEFESGTLLLVIMASSIIMAGALIIDRKKQNGDVAESLPE, via the coding sequence ATGAGCTCTTACCTCTTCGTGATAGGCCTTTGCGTCGTCATTATAATTTCATTCATATTTAATATTATTGCCCGCAAAACGAATGTTCCCAGCGTGTTAATGTTGATTTTTCTGGGAATGGGTTTACGCCAGCTTTTAAACCATTTCGGCACTGAGCCCGAATATTTCAACACCCTCGAGGTGCTTGGAATTGTCGGGTTGATCATGATTGTGCTCGAGGCAGCGCTGGATTTGCAATTGAGTCGCGAAAAATGGCCGATTATCTGGAAATCGTTGCTGATTGCCCTGTTTTCGCTGATCGGTTCCAGCTTGATGATTAGCTGGTTGATTCAAATGTTTATTCAGAATATCGGGTTCTTACCGGCACTTATTTACGCCATACCATTTTCGATTATGAGCAGCGCCATTATCATCCCCAGTGTGAATAACCTCGGGAAGTACAAGCGCGAATTCATGATTTACGAGAGTACTTTTTCAGACATCCTGGGAATCATGTTCTTCTATTTTTTGGTCGAAAATTTCAATCTTGATGGTGCGGGTGCAGTGGCACTAGTCTTTAGTGGAAACCTTGTGCTGACAATTGGTCTGGCACTTGTGCTTAGTTATTTGCTCGTCCTGATTATGCAGAATATAACGGCACAAGCACGTTTTTTCCTGTTCCTGTCGGTCTTGGTACTCATGTATGCTGTCGCCAAACTTTTCCACCTTTCCTCGCTGTTAATCATCTTGGTATTTGGTTTACTGTTGGGGAATTACAAAGTATTGCTTTGGGGGAAACTGAAGCGATGGCTGAAAGCTGACGCAATCGACGGGCTGTTTGAAAATTTTAAGATGATTACCATCGAGACCTCTTTCATTGTCCGGACTTTCTTTTTCGTGGTCTTCGGTATCAGCTTTTCGCTCGAAACGTTGACGCATCCTGAGATCTGGATGTTGAGCGGTGCTCTAATTCTTATCCTCTATGTGATTCGGGTTATCTTGTTTTGGGCAATCGACCGGAAAGATATTATTCCGCAGATCTTTTTGGCCCCACGCGGTTTGATTTCGATCCTGTTGTTTTATGCCATTCCCAAGGAATTTGTGGTCGATGAGTTTGAAAGCGGCACATTGCTGTTGGTCATCATGGCCTCCAGTATCATTATGGCCGGCGCGCTAATCATCGATCGAAAAAAGCAGAATGGCGATGTTGCCGAGAGTCTTCCTGAATAA